One Mycobacterium sp. SMC-4 DNA window includes the following coding sequences:
- a CDS encoding nitronate monooxygenase — MAFDFRDLAAPIVIAPMAGGPSTPELAAAGTDAGGLGFVPAGYLTAPAFAQQLQSTLGLTSGPVGANLFVPGPSTANPADLDAYAARLGGEAQRYGVDLGVPRHFDEDWSAKLEALLEIRPAVVSFTFGLPRLEERRRLTEAGIATVATVTTVAEARRAADCGVDALAAQGPGAGGHRGTFDAIAEPSNQPLVELVRALSAQTGLPVVAAGGLMTGSDIDQVRHAGACAAQLGTAFLCSDEAGSSPVHRAALQGGHFTETAVTKAFSGRYARGLRNRFVDIYDRHAPLAYPEVHYLTGPLRAAAVRADDPEAINIWAGTGFAQVQAGPVREIMAALL; from the coding sequence GTGGCGTTCGACTTCCGCGATCTGGCCGCCCCGATCGTCATTGCCCCGATGGCCGGGGGGCCGTCGACCCCGGAGCTGGCTGCCGCCGGCACCGATGCCGGCGGGCTCGGGTTCGTCCCGGCCGGGTACCTGACGGCGCCGGCGTTCGCGCAGCAACTTCAGAGCACCCTGGGGCTGACCTCCGGTCCGGTCGGTGCCAATCTCTTCGTGCCCGGCCCCAGCACCGCCAACCCCGCGGACCTCGATGCCTACGCGGCCAGATTGGGCGGCGAGGCGCAACGCTACGGCGTCGACCTCGGAGTGCCCCGCCACTTCGACGAGGACTGGTCGGCCAAGCTCGAAGCTCTGCTCGAGATCCGGCCCGCGGTGGTGTCGTTCACGTTCGGTCTGCCCAGGCTCGAGGAGCGTCGCCGGCTGACCGAGGCCGGGATCGCCACCGTGGCGACCGTAACGACGGTGGCAGAAGCGCGTCGCGCCGCGGACTGCGGTGTGGATGCGCTTGCCGCGCAAGGGCCCGGCGCCGGCGGGCATCGCGGGACATTCGATGCCATCGCCGAGCCGTCGAATCAGCCACTCGTCGAACTGGTTCGGGCGCTGAGCGCCCAGACCGGCTTACCTGTCGTGGCTGCCGGCGGGTTGATGACGGGCTCGGATATCGACCAGGTCCGGCACGCCGGCGCGTGCGCCGCCCAACTGGGGACGGCATTTCTGTGCAGCGACGAGGCGGGTAGCAGCCCGGTGCACCGGGCTGCGCTTCAGGGCGGTCACTTCACCGAAACCGCTGTCACCAAGGCGTTCTCGGGACGATATGCCCGAGGGCTGCGCAACCGGTTCGTCGACATCTACGATCGGCATGCGCCGCTGGCCTATCCCGAGGTGCACTACCTGACCGGCCCCCTGCGGGCGGCTGCGGTACGCGCCGACGACCCGGAGGCGATCAACATCTGGGCCGGAACAGGATTCGCCCAGGTTCAGGCCGGACCGGTTCGCGAGATCATGGCAGCGTTGCTCTAA
- a CDS encoding RrF2 family transcriptional regulator has translation MRMSAKAEYAVRAMVQLATVEHGTLVKTDDLAKAQGIPAQFLVDILSDLRTDRLVRSHRGRDGGYELARPAADISLADVLRCIDGPLASVRDIGLGDLPYSGPTAALTDVWRALRASMRSVLEETSLADVATGELPGHVGALADDYRHQQQARGH, from the coding sequence ATGCGGATGTCGGCCAAGGCGGAGTATGCCGTGCGGGCGATGGTCCAGCTCGCGACGGTCGAGCACGGCACTCTGGTGAAGACCGACGATCTGGCAAAAGCTCAAGGCATCCCGGCGCAGTTCCTCGTCGACATCCTGTCGGACCTGCGCACCGACCGGTTGGTGCGCAGTCATCGCGGCCGCGACGGCGGCTACGAGCTGGCCCGGCCCGCCGCCGACATCAGTCTGGCCGATGTGCTGCGCTGCATCGACGGTCCGCTGGCCAGCGTGCGTGACATCGGGCTGGGTGATCTGCCCTATTCCGGTCCTACCGCGGCGTTGACCGACGTCTGGCGGGCACTGCGGGCCAGCATGCGCTCGGTGCTGGAAGAAACCAGCCTGGCTGACGTGGCCACCGGGGAGCTGCCCGGGCACGTGGGCGCGCTGGCCGACGACTATCGCCACCAGCAGCAGGCCCGCGGACACTGA
- a CDS encoding acyltransferase — MAVAVGAAHEEQRGSARGYRRADIQGLRAVAVLVVIFDHVGLPGFPGGFVGVDVFFVISGYVITQMLLQKSTESGRGWFLEFYAHRARRIVPAATLVIILTVLATFELTNFLRGARVLPDATAASMFLANFHFIATGTDYAQLGGDPSPLQHFWSLAVEEQFYLAWPLLTILAITAAARTRRATLRQVLFGLLVAIVAASYAYSIVVTPANAVEAFFSPLARAWELAIGCLIAVAQPRLATRMWDRPVTATALGCSGLAAITWSVVCLDHTSRFPGWVAAVPVLGAAALLIAGMCARRTVAAEVLGGRAFVYLGDISYSLYLVHWPVFALTAARIGDEFSWPTGLVLIAATFAAATVMYHAFENPIRRSRRLAARPWWSLVIIPVSVAAVFAVAAFERYRWALPVPLVQQLF, encoded by the coding sequence GTGGCGGTTGCAGTCGGTGCCGCCCACGAAGAGCAACGCGGCTCGGCACGGGGATACCGACGCGCCGACATTCAGGGCCTGCGCGCCGTCGCGGTGCTGGTGGTGATCTTCGATCACGTTGGCCTGCCGGGCTTCCCAGGTGGTTTCGTCGGCGTCGACGTCTTCTTCGTGATCTCCGGCTACGTGATCACCCAGATGCTGCTGCAGAAATCCACCGAGTCGGGCCGTGGCTGGTTCCTCGAGTTCTATGCCCACCGCGCGCGACGGATCGTCCCCGCTGCGACCTTGGTCATCATTCTCACCGTTCTCGCAACGTTCGAGCTCACCAATTTCCTGCGGGGGGCACGGGTACTGCCGGACGCGACGGCCGCATCGATGTTCCTCGCCAATTTCCACTTCATCGCGACCGGCACCGACTATGCCCAGCTCGGTGGTGATCCCTCTCCCCTGCAACACTTTTGGTCACTGGCAGTGGAGGAGCAGTTCTACCTGGCGTGGCCTCTGCTGACGATCCTGGCGATCACCGCCGCGGCCCGCACCCGCCGGGCCACACTGCGACAGGTCCTGTTCGGGCTTCTGGTGGCGATTGTGGCGGCCAGCTACGCCTATTCGATCGTGGTGACCCCGGCCAACGCCGTCGAGGCATTCTTCTCGCCATTGGCGCGTGCCTGGGAGTTGGCGATCGGCTGTCTGATCGCCGTGGCCCAACCACGGTTGGCCACCAGGATGTGGGACAGACCGGTCACCGCCACCGCCCTGGGCTGCTCGGGTCTTGCGGCGATCACCTGGTCGGTCGTCTGTCTCGATCACACCAGCCGTTTCCCGGGTTGGGTCGCGGCGGTCCCTGTGCTCGGTGCCGCGGCGCTTCTGATCGCCGGGATGTGCGCACGTCGCACGGTTGCGGCTGAGGTGCTGGGCGGGCGTGCCTTCGTCTACCTCGGCGATATCTCGTACTCGCTCTACCTGGTGCACTGGCCCGTCTTTGCCCTCACTGCCGCCCGCATCGGCGATGAATTCAGCTGGCCGACAGGACTGGTACTCATTGCAGCGACCTTCGCCGCAGCTACGGTGATGTACCACGCATTCGAGAATCCCATCCGTCGATCACGAAGACTGGCGGCGCGCCCCTGGTGGAGCCTGGTCATCATTCCGGTGAGTGTCGCCGCGGTTTTCGCAGTCGCAGCGTTCGAGCGATATCGATGGGCCTTACCCGTTCCCCTTGTCCAGCAATTGTTTTGA
- a CDS encoding SGNH hydrolase domain-containing protein, whose product MTMRYTAKTVAGAAMCAALVSSGCQAVGGEPGPTTTPASDSGVASAPAPVPHTEVLQAVQAAAELRELPANITNAELLAASGDYSDQWSIEGCEPSLAETRLADIGPCTFGDSTSERTMVLIGDSAASMWHGALDLIGKRNNWRVIALTKSNCGPASLTYYQWQLERAYTECDDWQDWRMEIIGQEKAEIVVMAGWYDGGNQGPGRETTPQIWRDALVETIRALPEGSKAVLLGNIARPSQNPSECAANNPTDLTRCATPAADALPEQAGWSGAAEVTGQTFVDVDPWFCTEVCPAVIADQLVYSGRYHLTEEYARYLSGSIEEIITPALHAPR is encoded by the coding sequence ATGACGATGCGTTACACCGCCAAGACCGTTGCGGGCGCCGCGATGTGCGCCGCGCTGGTGTCGTCCGGATGCCAGGCGGTGGGCGGCGAGCCGGGCCCGACCACCACCCCGGCCTCGGACTCGGGCGTCGCGTCCGCGCCGGCACCGGTGCCCCACACCGAGGTTTTGCAGGCGGTGCAGGCCGCGGCCGAATTGCGTGAGCTTCCGGCCAACATCACCAATGCCGAGCTACTGGCCGCCAGCGGCGACTACTCTGACCAGTGGTCGATCGAAGGGTGCGAACCGTCACTGGCCGAGACTCGGCTCGCCGACATCGGCCCGTGCACATTCGGTGACAGCACCAGCGAGCGAACCATGGTGCTGATCGGCGACTCCGCCGCATCGATGTGGCACGGAGCTCTCGATCTGATCGGCAAGCGCAACAACTGGCGGGTGATTGCGTTGACCAAGAGCAACTGCGGTCCAGCGTCGCTGACCTACTACCAGTGGCAACTGGAGCGCGCCTACACCGAGTGCGATGACTGGCAGGACTGGCGGATGGAGATCATCGGCCAGGAGAAGGCCGAGATTGTCGTCATGGCCGGATGGTACGACGGCGGCAACCAGGGACCCGGCCGTGAAACGACCCCGCAGATCTGGCGCGACGCCTTGGTCGAGACCATCAGAGCACTACCCGAAGGATCGAAGGCCGTGTTGCTGGGCAACATTGCGCGTCCGTCGCAGAACCCCTCTGAGTGTGCGGCGAACAATCCCACCGATCTCACTCGGTGTGCGACGCCGGCAGCCGACGCGTTGCCCGAACAGGCGGGCTGGTCGGGTGCCGCCGAAGTCACGGGGCAGACCTTTGTCGACGTCGACCCGTGGTTCTGCACCGAGGTCTGCCCAGCCGTCATTGCCGATCAACTCGTGTATTCGGGCAGGTACCACCTCACCGAGGAGTACGCCCGGTACCTGTCGGGATCCATCGAGGAGATCATCACACCGGCCCTGCATGCGCCGCGCTGA
- a CDS encoding ANTAR domain-containing protein: protein MGTIFIKPHFGYRESQPLILLYQDRRSFMQPVAGYTSRHTPPVRSARRGDNRTSCTAQHTSRREIDMAIGAYMALRRCSEDQARAALICATQSARLGLGAASQALLAWVNDTDLDAEADRGLTYWRTHFASPRSPASGS, encoded by the coding sequence ATGGGAACGATTTTCATCAAGCCGCATTTCGGGTACCGTGAATCGCAACCGCTGATACTGCTCTACCAGGACAGGAGGTCTTTCATGCAACCCGTCGCCGGTTACACATCCCGGCATACGCCCCCCGTGCGATCAGCGCGACGGGGCGACAATCGGACCTCCTGCACGGCGCAGCACACGTCGCGGCGCGAGATCGACATGGCCATCGGCGCATACATGGCGCTTCGGCGATGCTCGGAAGATCAGGCACGGGCCGCGCTGATCTGCGCGACTCAGAGCGCGCGACTCGGCCTGGGCGCGGCCTCCCAAGCGTTGCTGGCTTGGGTGAACGACACCGATCTGGATGCGGAAGCCGATCGTGGGTTGACATACTGGAGAACGCACTTCGCCTCGCCGCGTTCGCCCGCTTCCGGTTCGTGA
- a CDS encoding M20 family metallopeptidase — MSDPTTDLVPLRRTLHRIPELGYQEHQTRKTVADYVGRYATCQTIAKTGFIADIGPPTASRTVLLRADMDALPIHEDTGLPYASTNGGHMHACGHDAHMASLAVAGRLLAETPPEDVRVRLLFQPAEEGGDGAQACIDDGALDGVDAAFGIHVWNELPLGTVALTPGGIMAGVVELGIRVIGHGGHGAMPHRTTDPVVAAAHLITALQTIASRATAPVDPVVVTIGSIHGGDAFNVIPGVVEMRGTCRGFSTQVIEDTEHQVRTISAGIAAATGTQIEIDWRVTPRPTVNDGVMADLAAIAATTRMRGFEHVLADYRTMAGEDFGEILAEVPGCFALVGSQNAARGLTESHHSPRFEIDEAALRLACDLHCAFVREFAESGAPRH; from the coding sequence ATGAGCGATCCCACCACCGACCTGGTCCCGCTGCGCCGCACACTGCACCGCATTCCAGAGTTGGGCTATCAAGAACACCAGACACGCAAAACCGTCGCTGACTACGTGGGTCGCTATGCGACATGTCAAACGATCGCCAAGACCGGCTTCATCGCCGACATCGGACCACCGACCGCGTCCAGGACAGTGCTCTTGCGGGCTGACATGGACGCGCTGCCGATCCACGAAGACACCGGCCTGCCCTACGCGTCGACGAACGGCGGGCACATGCACGCCTGCGGACACGATGCGCACATGGCCTCGCTCGCGGTCGCCGGTCGCTTGCTGGCCGAGACACCCCCGGAGGACGTGCGGGTGCGGTTGCTGTTCCAGCCGGCAGAAGAGGGCGGCGACGGTGCGCAAGCGTGCATCGACGACGGCGCACTGGACGGTGTCGACGCCGCGTTCGGGATTCACGTCTGGAACGAGCTGCCGCTGGGCACGGTGGCGCTCACCCCCGGCGGCATCATGGCCGGAGTCGTCGAGCTCGGAATCCGCGTCATCGGTCATGGGGGCCACGGCGCCATGCCGCATCGCACCACCGATCCCGTGGTCGCGGCGGCACACCTGATCACCGCGCTACAGACCATCGCAAGCCGTGCCACCGCGCCGGTCGACCCGGTCGTGGTCACTATCGGAAGCATCCACGGCGGCGACGCCTTCAACGTCATTCCTGGTGTGGTCGAGATGCGTGGCACGTGCCGCGGCTTCTCCACCCAGGTCATCGAAGACACCGAGCACCAGGTCAGAACCATCTCGGCCGGAATCGCGGCGGCAACGGGCACCCAGATCGAGATCGACTGGCGCGTGACGCCGCGACCGACCGTCAACGATGGCGTGATGGCCGACCTCGCGGCGATCGCCGCCACCACGCGCATGCGCGGATTCGAGCACGTTCTCGCCGACTACCGCACCATGGCCGGTGAGGACTTCGGTGAGATACTCGCAGAAGTGCCTGGTTGTTTCGCTCTCGTCGGAAGCCAGAACGCTGCCCGAGGGCTCACCGAATCACATCACTCGCCGCGCTTCGAGATCGACGAGGCCGCCCTGCGCCTTGCTTGCGATCTGCACTGCGCGTTCGTCCGAGAATTCGCCGAGAGTGGAGCACCTCGGCACTGA
- a CDS encoding 3'(2'),5'-bisphosphate nucleotidase CysQ, with product MSDHELAARLATQAGDVLLAVRGELAQASAQQRKDEGDRRSHEFLMTALSEHRPHDAVLSEEGVDNPVRLGAQRVWIVDPLDGTREFSELGRTDWAVHVALWQAGELVAGAVALPAQGVTLATPTVPAPPVAPESPRVVVSRTRPPAVALQVRDALGGTLVEMGSAGAKVASVVQGVSDVYVHAGGQYEWDSAAPVAVARAAGLYTSRIDGSPLVYNQRDSKLPDLIVCRPELAEAVLAVTAP from the coding sequence GTGAGCGATCACGAGTTGGCGGCACGGCTGGCCACCCAGGCCGGCGACGTGCTGCTCGCTGTGCGCGGAGAACTTGCACAAGCCAGTGCTCAGCAGCGAAAAGACGAGGGCGACAGACGTTCTCACGAGTTCCTGATGACAGCTCTGTCGGAGCACCGGCCTCACGACGCGGTGCTGTCCGAGGAGGGAGTGGACAACCCGGTCCGGCTGGGCGCGCAGCGGGTCTGGATCGTCGACCCCCTCGACGGCACGCGCGAGTTCTCCGAGCTCGGCCGCACCGACTGGGCGGTCCATGTGGCGTTGTGGCAGGCCGGTGAATTGGTTGCCGGTGCGGTGGCGCTGCCCGCTCAGGGCGTCACACTGGCCACCCCGACGGTCCCCGCACCACCCGTCGCCCCCGAGTCGCCACGGGTGGTGGTTTCGCGGACCCGGCCCCCCGCGGTCGCGCTGCAGGTGCGCGACGCGCTGGGCGGCACCCTTGTCGAAATGGGTTCGGCAGGAGCCAAAGTCGCGTCTGTGGTGCAGGGCGTTTCCGATGTCTACGTGCATGCCGGCGGGCAGTACGAATGGGACTCCGCGGCACCGGTCGCGGTCGCTCGCGCTGCCGGGCTGTACACGTCTCGCATCGATGGTTCCCCGCTGGTGTACAACCAGCGCGACTCCAAACTCCCGGACCTGATCGTGTGCCGGCCAGAGCTCGCTGAGGCGGTGCTGGCCGTGACGGCCCCCTGA
- the cysC gene encoding adenylyl-sulfate kinase, whose amino-acid sequence MATLLRIATAGSVDDGKSTLIGRLLFDSKAVMEDQLAAVERTSKERGHDYTDLALVTDGLRAEREQGITIDVAYRYFATAKRKFIIADTPGHIQYTRNMVTGTSTAQLAIVLVDARHGLLEQSRRHAFLASLLGIRHIVLAVNKMDLIGWDRDQFEKIRDDFHDFAARLDIHDVTAIPLSALNGDNVVTKSDVTPWYEGPALLSHLEEVYIAGDRNLVDVRFPVQYVIRPQTREHHDHRSYAGTVASGVMRVGDDVVVLPTGKTSRIAKIEGPGGPVDEAFPPMAVSVSLTDDLDVSRGDMLARPNNQPRVTQEFDATVCWMADGDSLEPGRDYLIKQTTRTTRVRVAGLDYRLDVNTLHRDKSATALKLNELGRISLRSQVPLLLDEYSRNPATGSFILIDPNTNGTVAAGMILPQVSARTASPNAVRHQSLCTAEDRLTKGRTVWFTGLSGSGKSSVAMLVEQKLLEKGIPAYVLDGDNLRHGLNGDLGFSMADRSENLRRLAHVAAILADAGQVVLVPAISPLAEHRELARKVTSEAGLDFFEVFCDTPLEDCERRDPKGLYAKARAGEITHFTGIDSPYQRPKNPDLRLTPEQSPDAHAEAVIALLEGEASDA is encoded by the coding sequence ATGGCGACGTTGCTACGCATCGCGACCGCAGGTTCGGTCGACGACGGCAAATCGACGTTGATCGGGCGGCTGCTGTTCGACTCCAAGGCCGTGATGGAGGATCAGCTCGCTGCGGTGGAGCGCACCTCCAAGGAACGCGGACACGACTACACCGATCTGGCGCTGGTGACCGACGGTCTGCGGGCCGAACGCGAGCAGGGCATCACCATCGATGTGGCTTACCGTTACTTCGCGACCGCAAAGCGCAAGTTCATCATCGCCGACACCCCGGGCCACATCCAGTACACCCGCAACATGGTCACCGGGACCTCGACGGCGCAGCTGGCCATTGTGCTCGTCGATGCCCGCCACGGACTGCTGGAGCAGTCTCGCAGGCACGCATTCCTGGCATCGCTGTTGGGTATTCGCCACATCGTGCTGGCCGTCAACAAGATGGACCTGATCGGCTGGGACCGGGATCAGTTCGAGAAGATCCGGGACGACTTCCACGATTTCGCCGCCCGGCTGGACATCCACGATGTCACCGCGATTCCGCTGTCGGCACTCAACGGCGACAACGTGGTCACCAAGTCCGACGTGACTCCCTGGTACGAGGGCCCGGCACTGCTGAGTCATCTCGAGGAGGTCTACATCGCCGGCGACCGCAATCTGGTCGACGTGCGGTTCCCGGTGCAGTACGTGATCCGTCCGCAGACCCGTGAGCACCACGATCACCGCAGTTACGCCGGAACTGTGGCCAGTGGCGTGATGCGCGTCGGCGACGACGTGGTGGTGCTGCCCACCGGCAAGACCAGCCGGATCGCGAAGATCGAGGGCCCGGGCGGGCCGGTCGACGAGGCGTTTCCACCGATGGCGGTCTCGGTCAGCCTGACCGACGACCTCGACGTGTCCCGCGGCGACATGCTGGCCCGGCCGAACAATCAGCCGCGCGTCACCCAGGAGTTCGACGCCACGGTGTGCTGGATGGCCGATGGCGACTCGCTCGAACCGGGCCGCGATTACCTGATCAAGCAGACCACTCGCACGACCCGGGTCCGGGTGGCCGGGCTGGACTACCGGCTCGATGTCAACACCCTGCATCGGGACAAGTCGGCAACCGCGCTCAAACTCAATGAGCTGGGCCGTATCTCGCTGCGGTCGCAGGTCCCGCTGCTACTCGACGAATACTCCCGCAATCCGGCGACGGGTTCGTTCATCCTGATCGACCCCAACACCAACGGCACTGTCGCCGCGGGCATGATCCTGCCGCAGGTCTCGGCCCGCACCGCAAGCCCCAATGCGGTGCGCCACCAGTCGCTGTGCACCGCCGAGGACCGGCTGACCAAGGGTCGCACCGTGTGGTTCACCGGACTGTCCGGTTCGGGCAAGTCCTCGGTGGCGATGCTCGTCGAACAGAAGCTGCTCGAAAAAGGGATTCCCGCTTACGTGCTGGACGGAGACAACCTGCGCCACGGACTCAACGGCGACCTGGGATTCTCCATGGCCGACCGGTCGGAAAACCTGCGCCGGCTGGCCCACGTCGCGGCGATCCTGGCCGACGCGGGACAGGTCGTGCTGGTACCGGCGATCAGCCCGTTGGCTGAGCACCGCGAGCTGGCTCGAAAGGTCACCAGTGAAGCCGGGCTCGATTTCTTCGAGGTGTTCTGCGACACGCCGTTGGAAGATTGTGAGCGCCGGGATCCCAAGGGGCTCTACGCCAAAGCTCGCGCTGGGGAGATCACTCATTTCACCGGTATCGACAGCCCTTATCAGCGGCCCAAGAATCCAGACCTGCGACTGACTCCCGAGCAGAGCCCGGATGCCCATGCCGAGGCGGTTATCGCGTTGTTGGAGGGCGAGGCGAGCGACGCGTGA
- the cysD gene encoding sulfate adenylyltransferase subunit CysD, with product MTATDELTRNAGRYELSHLRALEAEAIHIIREVAAEFERPVLLFSGGKDSIVMLHLALKAFRPGRLPFPVMHVDTGHNFDEVLAARDELVAESGVRLVVAKVQDDIDAGRVVETIPSRNPMQTFTLLRAIRENKFDAAFGGARRDEEKARAKERVFSFRDEFGQWDPKSQRPELWNLYNGRHRKGEHIRAFPLSNWTEFDIWSYIGAEKIALPSIYYAHRRPVFERDGMLLAVHKFMQPRKDEPIVEKTVRFRTVGDVTCTGCVESTAATVSEVIAETAVSRLTERGATRADDRISEAGMEDRKREGYF from the coding sequence ATGACCGCCACTGACGAGCTGACCCGAAACGCCGGGCGCTACGAACTCAGCCACCTGCGCGCGCTGGAGGCCGAGGCGATCCACATCATCCGCGAGGTCGCCGCCGAGTTCGAACGGCCGGTGCTGCTGTTCTCCGGCGGCAAGGACTCGATCGTGATGCTGCATCTGGCGCTCAAGGCCTTCCGGCCCGGACGTCTGCCGTTCCCGGTCATGCATGTCGACACCGGCCACAACTTCGACGAGGTGCTGGCGGCGCGCGATGAGCTCGTGGCCGAGTCGGGTGTGCGCCTGGTCGTGGCCAAGGTGCAGGACGACATCGACGCCGGCCGGGTGGTCGAGACCATCCCCTCGCGCAATCCGATGCAGACCTTCACGCTGCTGCGCGCGATTCGGGAGAACAAGTTCGACGCCGCATTCGGCGGGGCGCGTCGCGACGAGGAGAAGGCGCGCGCCAAGGAGCGGGTGTTCAGCTTCCGTGACGAGTTCGGGCAGTGGGATCCGAAGAGTCAGCGTCCGGAATTGTGGAACCTGTACAACGGCCGGCATCGCAAAGGCGAGCACATCCGGGCCTTCCCGTTGTCGAACTGGACTGAATTCGACATCTGGTCCTACATCGGTGCCGAGAAGATCGCGCTGCCATCGATCTACTACGCGCATCGGCGTCCGGTGTTCGAGCGCGACGGCATGTTGCTGGCGGTGCACAAGTTCATGCAGCCCCGTAAGGACGAGCCGATCGTCGAGAAGACCGTCCGGTTCCGCACCGTCGGCGACGTCACCTGCACCGGCTGCGTGGAGTCCACCGCCGCCACCGTCTCCGAGGTGATCGCCGAGACCGCGGTGTCGCGGCTGACCGAACGCGGCGCCACCCGCGCCGATGACCGGATCTCCGAAGCAGGAATGGAAGACCGCAAACGTGAAGGGTATTTCTGA
- a CDS encoding ABC transporter substrate-binding protein has product MNIADDAIRRTFGRRRFLVGAGGAGLLTLGAPLVLTGCSTGGPTGEPGSGEPIRGGTLRTVFAGTSASADVLDPHVVPHSAGGAVSKNVWERLVEYNNDLTLRYRLAESLQPNADGTQWRLNVRRGVRFSDGSPLTAADVMWSLERMLDADKPSSGDLSMIDLAATKVDGEHAVVVTMKEPLADFGSVLAGWYVYVVKDGSTDFDSTTLPVGTGPFVLESWSPGDRTRLVRNETYWDGPGYLDAVEILQIAATEPRLNTFLSREADVVYELAPAQSNALREQPDVYLVTPPSGVMSAFQMRVDMAPFDDPRVREAMRLSVDRQAIVDSVFYGFAEQGNDLYGKGAPFYNSGLPQRSCDPQRARELLREAGHQNLTVTLHTADVSPGQLESATLFAEQAKQSGITVELQTEPGDIYFSQISGNRPLTQSGWWNYSLDYFYGQALTSDAPDNGTGWRRPDWDRKFYEARATMDADRRAALYDELQEQLWNEGGHILHSFALQPTAVRTHVQGIRDGVPGTGDWANFSTSWIAR; this is encoded by the coding sequence ATGAATATTGCCGACGACGCGATTCGTCGTACCTTCGGCCGTCGACGGTTCCTCGTCGGCGCGGGAGGCGCCGGCCTGCTGACCCTGGGCGCTCCCCTGGTACTGACCGGATGCAGCACTGGCGGACCGACCGGCGAACCGGGCTCGGGCGAGCCGATCCGCGGCGGCACACTGCGCACCGTCTTCGCGGGCACCTCGGCCAGCGCCGACGTGCTCGACCCTCACGTGGTGCCGCACTCGGCCGGCGGCGCGGTGTCCAAGAACGTCTGGGAACGGCTCGTCGAATACAACAACGACCTCACGCTGCGTTATCGGCTGGCCGAGTCGCTCCAACCCAACGCCGACGGCACCCAATGGCGGCTCAACGTGCGCCGGGGAGTGCGGTTCAGCGATGGCAGCCCGTTGACTGCGGCCGACGTCATGTGGAGTCTGGAGCGGATGCTCGATGCCGACAAGCCGTCGTCGGGCGACCTGTCCATGATCGACCTCGCGGCCACCAAGGTTGACGGTGAGCACGCGGTGGTCGTCACGATGAAAGAGCCGCTGGCCGACTTCGGCTCCGTGCTGGCCGGCTGGTACGTCTACGTGGTCAAGGACGGCAGCACCGATTTCGACTCGACGACGCTGCCCGTCGGCACCGGCCCGTTCGTGCTCGAATCGTGGTCGCCGGGTGACCGGACGCGGTTGGTCCGCAACGAGACCTATTGGGACGGACCAGGATACCTTGACGCCGTCGAGATCCTACAGATCGCAGCGACCGAGCCCCGACTCAACACCTTCCTGTCGCGGGAAGCCGACGTCGTCTACGAGCTGGCGCCCGCGCAGAGCAACGCCCTGCGCGAACAGCCCGATGTCTATCTGGTCACCCCGCCGTCGGGTGTGATGTCCGCCTTCCAGATGAGAGTGGACATGGCGCCGTTCGACGATCCGAGGGTGCGCGAGGCGATGCGGCTCTCGGTGGATCGTCAAGCGATCGTCGACTCGGTGTTCTACGGTTTCGCCGAGCAAGGCAACGACCTCTACGGCAAGGGCGCTCCCTTCTACAATTCCGGGTTGCCACAACGCTCCTGTGATCCGCAGCGGGCTCGCGAGCTGCTGCGCGAAGCCGGCCACCAGAATCTGACCGTCACCCTGCACACCGCCGATGTGAGTCCGGGCCAACTGGAGTCGGCCACCCTGTTCGCCGAGCAGGCCAAGCAGTCGGGTATCACCGTCGAATTGCAGACCGAGCCGGGCGACATCTACTTCTCACAGATCTCCGGCAATCGGCCACTGACCCAGTCAGGCTGGTGGAACTACAGTCTGGACTACTTCTACGGCCAGGCCCTGACCTCCGACGCACCCGACAACGGCACCGGCTGGCGAAGGCCGGACTGGGACCGGAAATTCTACGAAGCGCGCGCAACGATGGATGCAGATCGCCGCGCGGCGCTTTACGACGAACTGCAGGAGCAGCTCTGGAACGAGGGCGGTCACATCCTGCACAGCTTCGCTCTGCAACCCACTGCGGTACGCACCCACGTGCAGGGAATCCGCGACGGCGTCCCGGGCACCGGCGATTGGGCGAACTTCTCGACCAGCTGGATCGCCCGATGA